One genomic window of Ruegeria sp. THAF33 includes the following:
- the xdhB gene encoding xanthine dehydrogenase molybdopterin binding subunit, with product MKDNVSIIGSTHTNVNHDSAVKHVTGQADYTDDIALPQGALHAYLGVSDVAHARLLGIDFSDVLAMPGVVGVLTADDVPGANDISPTHLNDEPVFPTDAIQFHGQPLFAVIAETRDIARRAAERAKIEYETLPHVLDPITAQKAGYPHVTAPLKLERGDVAPAQAAAPNRIKGRMSVGGQDHMYLEGHIAFAIPGEDDDVVVHCSTQHPSEAQHMVAHVLGVPSNAVVVNVRRMGGGFGGKESQMNLFCAVAAMAAKKWNRAVKIRPDRDQDMTATGKRHDFVIDYDVAFDDEGRIQAVEGSFAARCGFSADLSGPVTDRALFHADNAYFYPNVRLNSRPMKTNTVSNTAFRGFGGPQGVIAAERMIEEIAYATGQDPLDVRKANFYGTTDRNVTPYHQEVEDCILDRLVGELEETSEYRQRRQDIIAFNRTSPVLKKGIALTPVKFGISFTATWYNQAGALVHVYNDGSIHLNHGGTEMGQGLNTKVAQVVAEAFQVDFNRIKITKTTTEKVPNTSATAASSGTDLNGMAALNAVEQIKERLVKFASETWSVSPEEVSFHANQVHIGQDVLAFDAFIKQAYLARVQLSAAGFYKTPKIHWDRAKGQGRPFYYFAYGASCSEVTIDTLTGEYRVDRTDLLHDVGRSLNPVLDKGQVEGAFIQGMGWLTTEELWWDDAGRLRTHAPSTYKIPLASDRPRIFNVNLADWSENRELTIKRSKAVGEPPFMLGISVFEALSMAVASVADYRECPRLDAPATPERVLMAVARLQAGS from the coding sequence ATGAAAGACAACGTTTCCATCATTGGATCGACTCACACCAATGTAAACCATGACAGCGCGGTCAAGCATGTCACGGGCCAGGCCGATTACACGGATGACATTGCGCTGCCACAAGGCGCGCTGCACGCGTATCTCGGCGTTTCAGACGTCGCGCACGCCAGGCTTCTGGGTATCGATTTCAGCGACGTTCTGGCAATGCCCGGCGTGGTCGGCGTGCTGACCGCAGATGATGTGCCGGGGGCCAATGATATCAGCCCGACCCACCTGAACGACGAACCGGTTTTCCCGACCGACGCAATACAATTCCACGGCCAGCCGTTGTTTGCCGTGATTGCCGAGACCCGCGACATCGCGCGCCGCGCCGCTGAACGGGCAAAGATCGAATACGAAACCCTGCCCCACGTGCTGGATCCGATCACCGCGCAGAAAGCAGGATACCCGCATGTGACAGCGCCCCTCAAGCTGGAGCGGGGAGACGTGGCACCGGCTCAGGCGGCCGCGCCCAACCGGATCAAAGGCAGGATGAGCGTTGGCGGTCAGGATCACATGTACCTTGAAGGTCACATCGCCTTTGCGATTCCCGGCGAAGACGACGATGTGGTGGTGCATTGCTCGACCCAGCACCCGTCCGAGGCGCAGCACATGGTAGCGCATGTCCTTGGGGTGCCGTCCAATGCGGTCGTGGTCAACGTCCGTCGCATGGGTGGGGGGTTTGGCGGCAAGGAAAGCCAGATGAACCTGTTCTGCGCAGTGGCGGCCATGGCTGCCAAAAAGTGGAACCGCGCCGTCAAAATCCGCCCCGACCGGGATCAGGACATGACCGCAACCGGCAAACGCCACGACTTCGTGATCGACTATGATGTCGCCTTTGACGATGAAGGCCGCATTCAGGCGGTCGAAGGCAGCTTTGCCGCGCGCTGCGGCTTTTCGGCAGACCTGTCCGGCCCTGTGACCGACCGGGCGCTTTTTCACGCAGACAACGCCTATTTCTATCCGAATGTGCGTCTGAACAGTCGCCCGATGAAGACCAACACCGTATCGAATACCGCGTTTCGTGGGTTTGGCGGCCCGCAGGGCGTGATCGCGGCGGAACGGATGATCGAAGAAATCGCCTATGCCACGGGGCAGGACCCCTTGGATGTGCGCAAGGCCAATTTCTATGGCACCACGGACCGCAACGTGACCCCGTATCACCAGGAGGTCGAAGACTGCATTCTCGACCGGCTGGTCGGAGAGCTGGAAGAGACCTCGGAATACCGCCAGCGCCGTCAGGATATCATCGCGTTCAACAGGACATCGCCGGTTCTGAAAAAAGGCATCGCGCTGACACCGGTCAAGTTCGGCATTTCTTTCACCGCGACCTGGTACAATCAGGCCGGTGCGCTGGTGCATGTCTATAACGACGGCTCGATCCACCTGAATCACGGTGGCACCGAAATGGGCCAGGGTCTGAACACCAAGGTTGCGCAGGTCGTGGCCGAGGCTTTCCAAGTCGATTTCAACCGGATCAAGATCACCAAGACGACGACTGAAAAAGTTCCCAACACCTCGGCCACTGCGGCGTCCAGCGGGACCGACCTGAATGGCATGGCGGCGTTGAACGCGGTCGAACAGATCAAGGAACGTCTGGTGAAGTTCGCATCCGAGACCTGGAGCGTCTCGCCAGAGGAAGTGTCCTTCCACGCCAATCAGGTGCATATCGGCCAAGACGTCCTGGCCTTCGATGCATTCATCAAACAGGCCTATCTGGCACGTGTGCAACTGTCGGCGGCCGGGTTCTACAAGACGCCAAAAATCCACTGGGACCGGGCCAAAGGACAAGGCCGCCCGTTCTATTATTTTGCCTATGGCGCGTCCTGTTCAGAAGTCACGATTGACACACTGACCGGTGAATACCGCGTGGATCGGACGGATCTGCTGCACGACGTCGGACGTTCGCTGAACCCTGTGCTGGACAAAGGTCAGGTCGAAGGCGCATTCATTCAAGGTATGGGATGGCTGACCACTGAAGAGCTTTGGTGGGACGATGCCGGCCGCCTGCGCACCCATGCCCCGTCGACATACAAGATCCCGCTGGCGTCAGACCGCCCGCGCATCTTCAACGTGAACCTTGCCGATTGGTCGGAAAACCGCGAGCTGACCATCAAACGCTCCAAGGCCGTCGGCGAGCCGCCGTTCATGCTGGGAATTTCGGTGTTCGAGGCCCTGTCGATGGCCGTGGCCTCGGTCGCTGATTACCGGGAATGCCCCCGCCTTGACGCGCCGGCCACGCCCGAACGTGTGCTGATGGCAGTCGCGCGGCTGCAAGCCGGGTCCTGA
- the xdhC gene encoding xanthine dehydrogenase accessory protein XdhC, producing MVAPGSLSEFLSAQHCVIRVALTRVRGSSPRNEGTEMFVAPGALWGTIGGGQLEFLAINAARDMLRDGALHQDLDVPLGPEIGQCCGGRVELNLSRMRASDKWAATERAARNEDALPHVYVMGAGHVGRALANQFQHLPVRCILVDTRPEEIALCAADVETRVSAIPEAEIWRAPAGSAFVVLTHDHGLDFLLTTAALERKDAAYVGMIGSATKRVKLRNWAQKHCDGQSIEHLKCPIGASGSRDKRPSVIAAFVAAEVMAELTSETAATALTGANQAPLRGHHHDRKGRSA from the coding sequence ATGGTTGCCCCGGGTTCTCTGAGCGAATTTCTGTCCGCGCAGCATTGCGTGATCCGCGTTGCGTTGACGCGTGTCCGCGGGTCTTCGCCGCGCAATGAGGGGACAGAAATGTTCGTCGCGCCCGGGGCGTTGTGGGGAACCATAGGCGGTGGACAATTGGAATTCCTCGCCATCAACGCGGCGCGGGACATGCTGCGTGACGGTGCGTTGCATCAGGATCTGGACGTGCCACTTGGCCCCGAGATCGGGCAATGCTGCGGCGGCCGGGTCGAACTGAACCTGTCCCGTATGCGCGCGTCCGACAAATGGGCCGCGACGGAACGCGCGGCCCGGAACGAAGATGCTTTGCCTCATGTCTATGTCATGGGCGCGGGCCACGTGGGGCGTGCCCTGGCCAATCAGTTTCAGCATCTGCCGGTGCGCTGCATCCTCGTCGATACCAGACCCGAAGAGATCGCGCTTTGCGCCGCAGATGTCGAAACCCGGGTCAGCGCGATTCCCGAAGCCGAAATCTGGCGCGCGCCCGCAGGCAGCGCCTTTGTCGTTCTGACCCATGATCACGGGCTGGATTTCCTGCTGACGACCGCCGCGCTGGAACGAAAGGATGCCGCTTATGTGGGGATGATCGGTTCCGCCACAAAGCGGGTAAAGCTCAGGAACTGGGCGCAGAAACACTGTGACGGACAGTCCATCGAACATTTGAAATGCCCCATCGGGGCTAGCGGTAGCCGCGACAAGCGGCCCAGCGTCATCGCCGCCTTCGTGGCGGCCGAGGTGATGGCTGAATTGACCTCTGAAACTGCCGCGACCGCCCTGACCGGGGCAAACCAGGCACCCCTGCGGGGCCACCATCACGACCGGAAAGGGAGATCGGCCTGA
- a CDS encoding xanthine/uracil/vitamin C permease — MDGRTYEYKLFTRSDFSAFWALFTDNLVNLLILSGVCQFVFQMPADIVFGRIVPGAAIAILAGVAVYTYLAKWAANAQGKDVTALPYGISTPVMFVYLFGVIGPIYWATNDPMLAWQVGIGAGFMGGIVAALGAVVGPYLKRITPRAGMLGTLCGIALVFIGSVPLAEVFENPIIGFTSLLFILWGLIGRFRLPGNVPAGLVAIAAGTVIALLLGESKIDVSGIRFYPPIPYFGDLIAGVQYLFANPELFLVLIPVQIYNFIETMNNVESAEAAGDHYPVGLCQVTDGAGTMLGALFGSPFPTTVYIGHPAYKRLDAHAGYIVGVAFVIAAAAFLGFLSFLAGLIPIAAAAPVLVFVSVSLITNTAWAVKPMHMAAVSFAILPHISAFLMVKWGSLMNALRSSGVEGLPSLGDPNLTSALLMEGAHYEGHLALSQGAIITGLVWGAIVADVIDGRFRMAGAFAVAGGLMSSIGIIHSYTLQMPQFDGITIGYLIIGAFLYVYPVFASKEDLEHRIIVPDEPDLIDDDSPAQQA, encoded by the coding sequence ATGGACGGGAGGACCTATGAATACAAGCTGTTTACCCGCAGCGATTTCAGCGCTTTCTGGGCGCTGTTTACCGACAACCTTGTCAACCTGCTGATCCTGTCCGGGGTCTGCCAATTCGTGTTTCAAATGCCTGCGGACATCGTCTTTGGCCGCATCGTTCCCGGCGCCGCCATCGCGATTTTGGCCGGTGTCGCTGTCTACACTTACCTCGCCAAATGGGCGGCAAACGCGCAGGGCAAAGACGTAACCGCGTTGCCCTACGGCATCTCGACGCCGGTTATGTTCGTCTACCTGTTCGGGGTGATCGGACCCATCTACTGGGCGACAAATGATCCAATGCTTGCCTGGCAAGTGGGTATCGGCGCCGGGTTCATGGGCGGCATCGTCGCGGCTCTGGGTGCCGTGGTTGGGCCGTATCTCAAGCGGATCACGCCACGCGCGGGGATGCTGGGGACGCTGTGCGGCATTGCCCTGGTCTTCATCGGCTCTGTGCCGCTGGCCGAAGTGTTCGAGAACCCCATCATCGGCTTTACGTCGCTGCTGTTCATCCTCTGGGGGTTGATCGGCCGTTTCCGCCTGCCGGGCAATGTTCCGGCCGGCCTTGTCGCGATTGCTGCCGGTACCGTGATCGCCCTTCTACTTGGCGAGTCCAAAATTGATGTCAGCGGCATCAGGTTCTACCCACCGATCCCCTATTTCGGTGATCTGATCGCCGGTGTGCAATACCTGTTCGCCAACCCTGAGCTGTTCCTGGTGCTGATCCCCGTGCAAATCTACAACTTCATCGAAACGATGAACAACGTGGAATCCGCCGAAGCGGCAGGCGACCATTACCCTGTCGGGCTCTGCCAGGTGACGGACGGCGCGGGCACGATGCTGGGCGCTCTGTTTGGTTCGCCATTCCCGACAACCGTTTACATCGGCCATCCGGCCTATAAACGGCTGGATGCCCATGCGGGGTATATTGTCGGTGTGGCCTTTGTAATTGCCGCCGCCGCCTTTCTGGGGTTCCTGTCCTTCCTCGCGGGGCTGATCCCGATCGCCGCAGCCGCACCGGTACTGGTCTTTGTATCAGTCAGCCTGATCACCAACACGGCCTGGGCTGTAAAACCGATGCACATGGCTGCGGTATCCTTTGCGATCCTGCCCCATATCTCCGCCTTCCTGATGGTCAAATGGGGATCTTTGATGAACGCGCTGCGCAGCAGCGGTGTCGAAGGGCTGCCATCCTTGGGAGATCCCAATCTGACCTCGGCCCTTCTGATGGAAGGGGCTCATTACGAGGGGCACCTTGCCCTGAGCCAGGGGGCGATCATCACCGGTCTGGTCTGGGGTGCCATCGTGGCCGATGTGATTGACGGGCGCTTTCGGATGGCCGGCGCGTTTGCTGTCGCAGGTGGGCTGATGTCTTCGATCGGCATCATCCATTCCTACACGCTACAGATGCCTCAGTTCGACGGGATAACCATCGGATATCTGATCATCGGTGCGTTCCTGTACGTCTACCCGGTGTTCGCCTCCAAAGAGGATCTTGAGCATCGTATCATCGTACCGGACGAGCCCGACCTCATCGATGACGACTCACCCGCTCAACAGGCCTGA
- a CDS encoding hydantoinase/oxoprolinase family protein yields MTTQALRLAIDIGGTFTDTVLVSGEETILASTKTLTTHHNPADGAMQGAARVMQQTGHRLSEVTGFIHGTTLATNALIEKRGAVVATVTTEGFRDILEIAYERRYSQYDINLDNPDLLVPRERALTVRERVSADGKVLIPLEDTAIDALLKDIDASGAEAVAICLMHAYANPEHERRLRDMLADRRPDLTVSISSDVSPEAREFDRLCTTVANAYIQPLMATYLARFVQQFEAQGVTCPILMMTAGGGMCTMRTAARFPIRLVESGPAGGAILAARVAARAGLGQVLSFDVGGTTAKLCLIDNARPQTSRQFEIARAARFIKGSGMPVRIPVIEMIEIGAGGGSIAGVDRLGRLTVGPKSAGSEPGPVAFMRGGTEPTVTDSDIALGYIVPDTFAEGHIQLDPEASKRALSRVIGSKLDLDAVGAADGVSRIVDESMASAGRMHAVESGKDLGPRTMIAFGGNGPLHASRVARSAGVSRIVIPPDPGVGSAVGFLFAPVSFEIVRSRYTLLGSMDMNGINTLFEAMISEAREVVFQGVGDVPTQTLRTAFMRYNGQGHEIEITLPDRPLTAEDIVLLTAAFEQEYRKQFSRPVPGMQIEILNWAVRVATCDSGVPAVPETPRLKTISAPETRPITCDVDGVSKPAAFVARADLKPGDHLHGPALITEPQTTTLVSADFSAHVDAMGNLVLVQDQKGGA; encoded by the coding sequence ATGACAACTCAAGCGCTGCGCCTGGCCATCGATATTGGCGGCACGTTCACGGATACGGTTCTTGTCTCTGGCGAAGAGACGATACTTGCCTCGACCAAAACCCTGACCACACATCACAACCCCGCCGACGGAGCCATGCAAGGCGCAGCGCGCGTAATGCAACAGACAGGGCACCGTCTGAGCGAAGTCACCGGTTTCATTCACGGCACCACGCTGGCCACCAACGCGCTGATCGAAAAACGCGGCGCGGTCGTGGCAACCGTGACCACCGAAGGGTTCAGGGACATTCTGGAAATCGCCTACGAGCGGCGCTATTCGCAATACGACATCAATCTGGACAATCCTGATCTGCTGGTGCCGCGTGAGCGCGCGCTGACGGTTCGCGAGCGCGTTTCGGCGGATGGCAAGGTATTGATACCGCTGGAAGACACAGCCATCGACGCGTTGTTGAAGGACATCGACGCCAGCGGAGCGGAAGCCGTCGCCATCTGCCTGATGCACGCATATGCAAACCCCGAGCACGAGCGCAGGCTGCGCGACATGCTGGCGGACAGGCGCCCCGATCTGACCGTCTCGATTTCGTCGGACGTCAGCCCCGAAGCGCGCGAATTCGACCGGCTGTGCACGACAGTCGCCAACGCCTATATCCAGCCTCTGATGGCAACGTATCTGGCCCGGTTTGTCCAGCAATTCGAGGCTCAGGGCGTCACCTGTCCGATCTTGATGATGACAGCGGGTGGTGGAATGTGCACCATGCGAACCGCCGCGCGGTTTCCGATCCGGCTGGTGGAATCCGGCCCTGCCGGCGGTGCCATTCTGGCCGCCCGCGTCGCCGCCCGCGCCGGTCTGGGCCAGGTATTGTCCTTTGACGTCGGCGGCACCACCGCCAAACTGTGCCTGATCGACAACGCCCGTCCTCAGACCTCGCGCCAGTTCGAGATTGCCCGCGCCGCACGGTTTATCAAAGGGTCCGGAATGCCGGTACGTATACCGGTCATCGAAATGATCGAGATCGGCGCCGGAGGCGGTTCGATTGCCGGGGTTGACCGGTTGGGGCGGCTGACCGTGGGGCCAAAATCAGCGGGATCCGAGCCCGGCCCCGTCGCCTTCATGCGCGGCGGAACCGAACCCACGGTGACTGACAGTGATATTGCACTGGGATATATCGTACCCGACACGTTTGCCGAGGGGCATATTCAGCTTGATCCAGAAGCGTCGAAACGGGCGCTGAGCCGGGTGATCGGGTCAAAGCTGGATCTGGATGCCGTAGGCGCCGCCGATGGCGTCAGCCGTATCGTCGACGAAAGCATGGCCAGCGCGGGTCGGATGCATGCGGTGGAATCCGGCAAGGACCTTGGCCCACGAACAATGATAGCGTTTGGGGGCAACGGGCCATTGCACGCCAGCCGGGTCGCGCGATCCGCCGGGGTCAGCCGCATCGTGATCCCGCCCGATCCCGGTGTCGGATCGGCCGTCGGCTTCCTGTTCGCGCCGGTGTCTTTCGAGATCGTCCGCTCGCGTTATACGTTGCTGGGCAGCATGGACATGAACGGGATCAACACGCTGTTCGAAGCCATGATTTCCGAGGCAAGAGAAGTTGTCTTCCAAGGGGTCGGCGATGTCCCGACCCAGACGCTGCGCACTGCCTTCATGCGCTACAACGGACAAGGGCACGAGATCGAGATCACCCTTCCCGACCGCCCCCTGACCGCCGAAGATATCGTGCTGCTGACCGCTGCTTTCGAACAGGAATACCGCAAGCAATTCTCGCGTCCGGTACCAGGAATGCAGATCGAGATTCTCAATTGGGCGGTGCGTGTCGCGACCTGTGACAGTGGCGTGCCGGCGGTTCCTGAAACGCCCCGGTTGAAGACAATCTCGGCGCCGGAAACCCGTCCGATCACCTGTGACGTGGACGGAGTATCGAAACCAGCGGCCTTCGTTGCCCGAGCGGATCTGAAGCCCGGCGACCACCTTCACGGCCCCGCATTGATCACCGAACCGCAGACAACCACGCTCGTATCCGCCGACTTCTCGGCGCATGTGGATGCCATGGGAAACCTCGTCCTTGTACAGGACCAGAAAGGAGGCGCATGA
- a CDS encoding hydantoinase B/oxoprolinase family protein, whose amino-acid sequence MSSDLSHDLSPARLQVMWNRLLAVVEEQGQTLIRAAFSPIVRECGDISAGIFDADGRMLAQAVTGTPGHINTMAEAVQHLRRAFPVQTMKPGDIYMTNDPWLASGHLNDFLLMMPAFKDGKVVGFTSCTSHLVDLGGLGMGPEGSDIYDEGLLIPPCKLVEEGTPNALLLDIIRANSREPIANDGDIYALIACCEAGVARLLSMMEEFGLDDLGTLGSYIIDTSRRGTLEAIADVPEGVYKNVLKMDGYENELELHATLTVRKNGMHVDFSGTSGCSRKGINVPLNYATAYTVFALRCIVGADIPNNAGSLEPFTVDGPKGCILNAQRPVPVAMRHTLGQVTPDLVLGCLHQALPDAVPAEGASCMFDLPMRHAPEVARDGGREFAVEPVHNGGTGARPHADGLSATAYPSGVFGSQVEITESVAPVTIWRRELRPDSGGAGKYRGGLGQRIEMTSSNGAPFIVFLSVERLKYPALGRMGGRPGAPGRIRFRDGANDIPGKGELRVEHGDYLIFDTPGGGGFGDPAERDPDALALDIKRGLVSAQGARIYGGDA is encoded by the coding sequence ATGTCGTCCGATCTTTCACACGATCTTTCGCCCGCCCGATTGCAGGTGATGTGGAATCGTCTGCTGGCCGTGGTAGAAGAACAGGGCCAAACCCTGATCCGTGCCGCCTTCAGCCCGATTGTACGCGAATGCGGTGACATCTCTGCCGGGATATTTGACGCCGATGGCCGGATGCTGGCGCAGGCCGTGACCGGCACGCCGGGGCACATCAACACCATGGCCGAGGCGGTGCAGCACCTACGCCGGGCTTTCCCGGTTCAGACCATGAAGCCGGGCGACATCTACATGACGAACGACCCATGGCTTGCCTCGGGGCACCTGAACGATTTTCTGCTGATGATGCCCGCATTCAAGGATGGCAAGGTGGTGGGCTTTACCTCCTGCACCTCGCATCTTGTTGATCTGGGTGGGTTGGGCATGGGCCCCGAAGGTTCCGACATCTATGACGAGGGCCTGCTGATCCCGCCCTGCAAGCTGGTTGAAGAGGGCACTCCCAACGCTTTGCTGCTGGACATCATCCGCGCCAACAGCCGCGAACCCATCGCCAATGATGGCGACATCTATGCACTGATCGCCTGTTGCGAAGCCGGGGTTGCAAGGCTGCTGTCGATGATGGAGGAATTTGGCCTCGACGATCTAGGGACGCTCGGCTCGTACATCATCGACACGTCGCGCCGCGGCACGCTGGAGGCCATCGCCGACGTGCCCGAAGGTGTCTACAAGAATGTTCTGAAGATGGACGGCTATGAGAATGAGCTGGAGCTGCACGCGACCCTGACCGTAAGAAAGAACGGCATGCATGTGGATTTCTCGGGCACCTCGGGCTGTTCGCGCAAGGGCATCAACGTGCCGCTGAACTATGCCACCGCCTATACGGTGTTTGCCTTGCGCTGCATTGTCGGCGCGGACATTCCCAACAATGCGGGATCGCTGGAGCCGTTTACCGTTGACGGGCCAAAGGGCTGCATCCTGAACGCGCAGCGCCCGGTGCCGGTTGCGATGCGGCATACCCTGGGTCAGGTCACGCCCGATCTGGTTCTGGGCTGCCTGCATCAGGCCCTGCCCGATGCGGTCCCGGCCGAAGGCGCAAGTTGCATGTTCGACCTGCCCATGCGCCACGCGCCCGAAGTGGCCCGTGATGGCGGTCGCGAATTCGCGGTGGAACCCGTGCACAATGGCGGAACCGGCGCGCGACCTCATGCCGATGGTCTGTCGGCCACGGCCTATCCGTCCGGGGTGTTCGGCAGTCAGGTCGAGATCACCGAAAGCGTCGCACCCGTGACGATCTGGCGGCGCGAACTGCGCCCAGATTCCGGCGGCGCGGGCAAGTATCGCGGCGGGCTGGGGCAGCGGATCGAGATGACCTCGTCCAACGGGGCGCCCTTTATCGTTTTCCTGTCGGTCGAACGGCTGAAATACCCGGCGCTTGGCCGTATGGGCGGCAGACCCGGCGCGCCCGGTCGCATCCGTTTCAGGGACGGTGCAAACGATATTCCGGGCAAAGGAGAATTGCGGGTGGAACACGGTGATTACCTGATCTTCGATACACCGGGCGGCGGCGGCTTTGGCGACCCTGCCGAACGCGACCCGGATGCGCTGGCACTGGACATCAAACGCGGGTTGGTAAGTGCGCAAGGCGCCAGGATTTACGGGGGTGACGCATGA
- a CDS encoding histidinol-phosphate transaminase produces MIRPVPYVGAMGAYALADPNGAGTISLAQNESAFPASPAAVAAGQAALADLALYPDPEWAEMRSAIAEVHRLDPARILCGAGSMELIGCLIRAFAGPGDQVLGTQYGYAFVASATAQAQAEYVAAPEVNLTVSVDALLAAVTPATRIVFVCNPGNPTGTLIPNDEIVRLRSDLPGDTLLVVDQAYAEFADATNDPAQIFALVDRGDTVITRTCSKAYGLAGARAGWGCFPSEISGEVRKLLNPNNISIASQAAAAAAMRDQAHMRNVVARTAEIRDRFAQECRELGLSVPESHTNFVLIRFASTAQAQRADTALRAERLMMRGMGGYGLSDCLRATICAPEVMDKARDILKGALT; encoded by the coding sequence ATGATCCGACCGGTTCCTTACGTTGGCGCCATGGGCGCTTATGCGCTGGCTGATCCGAACGGCGCAGGCACGATTTCACTGGCGCAGAACGAAAGCGCCTTTCCCGCAAGCCCCGCCGCCGTTGCGGCCGGGCAGGCAGCGCTGGCGGATCTGGCCCTTTATCCAGATCCGGAATGGGCCGAAATGCGCTCGGCCATTGCCGAGGTGCACAGGCTCGACCCCGCGCGCATTTTATGTGGGGCGGGCTCGATGGAACTGATTGGCTGTCTGATCCGCGCCTTTGCCGGACCGGGCGATCAGGTGCTGGGCACACAATATGGCTATGCCTTTGTCGCCTCGGCCACAGCACAGGCACAGGCCGAATATGTGGCAGCGCCCGAGGTCAATTTGACCGTATCGGTGGACGCGCTGCTGGCCGCTGTCACACCTGCCACCCGCATCGTGTTCGTCTGCAATCCGGGCAACCCCACCGGCACGCTGATCCCGAATGACGAAATTGTCCGCCTGCGTTCGGATCTGCCTGGCGATACATTGCTGGTGGTGGACCAGGCCTATGCGGAATTTGCCGATGCCACGAACGATCCCGCGCAGATCTTTGCGCTGGTGGATCGGGGCGACACCGTGATCACGCGTACATGTTCCAAGGCCTACGGGCTGGCGGGGGCGCGGGCCGGCTGGGGCTGTTTCCCAAGCGAAATCTCGGGTGAGGTCCGCAAGCTTTTGAATCCCAACAATATCTCGATTGCCTCGCAGGCAGCGGCGGCGGCGGCGATGCGGGATCAGGCCCATATGCGCAACGTGGTCGCACGGACAGCCGAAATTCGGGACCGGTTTGCGCAGGAATGCCGCGAACTGGGCCTGAGCGTGCCGGAAAGCCACACAAATTTCGTGCTGATCCGCTTTGCCTCAACCGCGCAGGCACAGCGCGCCGACACGGCCCTGCGGGCTGAGCGCCTGATGATGCGCGGCATGGGCGGCTATGGTTTGTCGGACTGTTTGCGCGCCACGATCTGTGCGCCCGAGGTGATGGACAAGGCCCGCGACATCTTGAAAGGAGCGCTGACATGA
- a CDS encoding Asp/Glu racemase yields MTETRTAAKIGVLVPFTNTNLEPDMEMLRPPNTTIHFQRMGGYDVNEIPGSDQMAGLGASDISHDLRMISGVRPDVVLYGCTSATLTHGPSFDAELAQQIKSESGALSLTAAGSLIAAIKALGATKVGFSSPYLGEINAQAMDFMAQNGIETVRCADVGRKLGNYGQGELTPDDVYELACQADHPQAQAIILSCTDMRSVEAIDRIEATLGKPVVTSNQAMMFCLMRALNLPRHDALPGRLFDLL; encoded by the coding sequence ATGACCGAGACCCGCACAGCCGCCAAGATCGGGGTTCTGGTGCCCTTCACCAACACCAATCTGGAACCGGATATGGAGATGCTGCGACCGCCAAACACCACCATCCATTTCCAGCGCATGGGCGGCTATGACGTGAATGAAATTCCCGGCTCGGATCAAATGGCAGGTTTGGGCGCTTCGGATATCAGCCACGATCTGCGGATGATCTCGGGGGTGCGGCCCGATGTGGTGCTGTACGGCTGCACCTCGGCCACCCTGACCCATGGGCCGTCTTTCGACGCTGAGCTGGCGCAACAGATCAAATCGGAATCCGGTGCGCTGTCGCTGACCGCGGCCGGATCATTGATCGCCGCAATCAAGGCACTGGGGGCCACGAAGGTCGGCTTTTCCTCGCCCTATCTGGGCGAAATAAACGCTCAGGCGATGGATTTCATGGCCCAGAACGGAATCGAGACCGTTCGATGCGCCGATGTGGGCCGAAAGCTGGGTAATTACGGTCAGGGAGAGCTGACCCCGGACGACGTCTATGAACTGGCCTGTCAGGCCGATCACCCGCAGGCACAGGCCATAATTCTCAGCTGCACCGACATGCGTTCGGTCGAGGCGATCGACCGGATTGAAGCAACGCTGGGCAAGCCGGTCGTCACCTCAAATCAGGCGATGATGTTCTGCCTTATGCGGGCGCTGAACCTGCCGCGTCATGACGCGCTGCCGGGGCGATTGTTCGACCTGCTCTGA